Proteins encoded in a region of the Tumebacillus sp. BK434 genome:
- a CDS encoding double zinc ribbon domain-containing protein → MYPKRPQCLLCEQPLADANEAVCAPCTVQLRAGIPPFCRICGREMPEPDICSDCSWRKERFFHRALSFGPYEGRLKDAILKLKEERRLELLPLLVDCLTEAYAAHLFDTHIDCLVPVPMAADKERARGFNQAERLAQGLSDRICLPVVSGLVWQGSSRSQVSRGRSMRLASMENSVALAKTAGQDLDGMIVCLIDDVYTTGATVNACAKKLHSAGARAVYVLTAAR, encoded by the coding sequence GTGTATCCGAAACGGCCTCAGTGCCTGCTCTGCGAGCAGCCTTTGGCCGATGCCAACGAGGCGGTATGCGCCCCCTGCACGGTTCAGCTGCGGGCGGGCATCCCGCCTTTTTGCCGTATTTGCGGACGCGAGATGCCGGAGCCGGACATCTGCTCAGATTGCTCGTGGCGCAAAGAGCGCTTTTTCCACCGCGCGCTGTCGTTCGGCCCCTATGAAGGGCGCCTGAAAGACGCGATCCTCAAGCTGAAAGAAGAGCGCAGGCTCGAACTGCTCCCCCTGCTCGTCGACTGCCTGACCGAAGCGTATGCCGCGCACCTGTTCGACACGCACATCGACTGCCTCGTGCCCGTCCCGATGGCGGCCGACAAAGAGCGCGCCCGCGGCTTCAACCAGGCGGAGCGCTTGGCCCAAGGCCTGAGCGACCGCATCTGCCTGCCCGTCGTGTCCGGCCTGGTCTGGCAAGGCTCGTCCCGCTCGCAAGTGTCGCGCGGCCGTTCGATGCGCCTCGCATCGATGGAGAACTCGGTCGCCCTCGCCAAGACGGCCGGGCAGGATCTCGACGGCATGATCGTCTGCCTGATCGACGACGTCTACACCACCGGCGCCACCGTCAACGCCTGCGCCAAAAAGCTGCACAGCGCAGGCGCGCGGGCCGTGTACGTGCTGACGGCGGCGAGATAA
- a CDS encoding SDR family NAD(P)-dependent oxidoreductase gives MREHATEQDLRRVALIAGGSGAIGGAVAGMLAARGDIVAVGYRSEREAAVARAGQLQAEHGIPALAVPLDVRDRASIDAAVQVLLEQHGRVDILVNAAGITGDRMLSKLTAADFDDVLQVNLKGAFLLMQAVLPAMRRGQYGRIVNITSYAGIQGRIGQTAYAASKAALIGLTKTAALEEIAHGITINAVAPSVTESKLTAQLAAEATARLLQKIPLGRMQTPEEAAGLIAWLTAEGAGTISGQVFTGDNRQYGW, from the coding sequence ATGCGCGAACACGCGACTGAGCAGGACCTGCGCCGCGTGGCGCTGATCGCCGGCGGTTCCGGCGCGATCGGCGGCGCGGTGGCGGGGATGCTGGCCGCCCGGGGCGACATCGTCGCTGTCGGGTACCGGTCGGAGCGCGAGGCGGCAGTTGCGCGAGCCGGGCAGTTGCAAGCCGAGCACGGAATCCCTGCGCTGGCCGTGCCGCTCGATGTGCGGGACCGAGCGAGCATCGACGCAGCGGTGCAGGTGCTGCTGGAGCAGCACGGACGGGTCGACATCCTCGTCAACGCCGCGGGCATCACCGGCGACCGGATGCTGTCGAAGTTGACCGCGGCCGATTTTGACGACGTGCTGCAGGTCAATCTCAAAGGGGCGTTTTTGCTGATGCAGGCGGTGCTCCCTGCGATGCGGCGGGGGCAGTACGGGCGCATCGTCAACATCACCTCGTATGCGGGCATCCAAGGGCGCATCGGGCAGACCGCCTATGCTGCGAGCAAAGCCGCGCTGATCGGCCTGACGAAAACGGCCGCCTTGGAAGAGATCGCCCACGGCATCACGATCAACGCCGTCGCGCCTTCGGTCACAGAGTCGAAGCTGACCGCACAGCTGGCGGCGGAAGCGACAGCCCGGCTTTTGCAAAAAATTCCTCTGGGGCGCATGCAGACGCCGGAGGAAGCGGCGGGGCTGATCGCCTGGCTGACCGCAGAGGGAGCGGGCACGATCTCCGGGCAGGTGTTTACAGGGGATAACAGACAGTACGGATGGTAA
- a CDS encoding beta-ketoacyl-[acyl-carrier-protein] synthase family protein yields the protein MSKQRRVVITGRGAVTPFGIGVPVFLEALQKGQSGIRLLEQLDTAQLPTKGGGEVRTAMPPVGGLPGMVPRVVQFAAHAFQEAWRESGLSEEKLDRSRIGVLLGTSRGVVRELELAAALLRQIGVQRLQAEHPELLQLLFPVWGSGVLSHSIARLAGAAGHVGTVSAACASGTIAIGEAARLIREGVCEVVIAGGAEAPFAPTSFAGVCSSKAMSERWDDPAAACRPFDAARDGYVMGEGAGVLILESLDHARARGARPCAEIVGYAQTDDASHITVPTGEGLRTAIGLALQEACCDPHELDYINAHGTSTRLNDKWETWALRQALGKAAHRVPASSTKSMTGHLLGAAGAVEAVACLLAMEHSFLPPTINYGQQDPDCDLDYVPNRARSRHVHLALSQSLGFGGHNAVLLFLGK from the coding sequence ATGAGCAAACAGAGGCGCGTGGTGATCACAGGGCGGGGTGCGGTGACCCCGTTTGGCATCGGAGTGCCTGTCTTTCTGGAGGCGCTGCAAAAGGGACAGAGCGGCATCCGCCTGCTGGAGCAGCTCGACACCGCGCAGCTCCCGACGAAAGGCGGCGGGGAAGTGCGGACAGCAATGCCGCCGGTCGGCGGGCTGCCGGGCATGGTGCCCCGCGTCGTGCAGTTTGCCGCCCACGCCTTTCAGGAAGCGTGGCGGGAGTCGGGGCTGTCCGAAGAGAAGTTGGACCGGAGCCGCATCGGAGTCTTGCTCGGCACCTCGCGCGGCGTCGTGCGGGAGCTGGAACTCGCCGCCGCCCTCCTGCGGCAAATAGGGGTGCAGCGCCTACAGGCGGAGCATCCGGAGCTGTTGCAGCTGCTCTTCCCGGTCTGGGGCAGCGGCGTGCTCAGCCACAGCATCGCCCGTTTGGCGGGAGCGGCCGGGCATGTCGGCACCGTCTCCGCCGCCTGTGCGTCCGGCACGATCGCGATCGGCGAAGCGGCCCGGCTAATCCGGGAAGGCGTCTGCGAGGTGGTGATCGCGGGCGGCGCGGAAGCCCCTTTTGCCCCGACGTCGTTCGCCGGGGTCTGCTCATCGAAAGCGATGAGCGAGCGCTGGGACGATCCGGCCGCCGCGTGCCGGCCTTTTGATGCCGCGCGCGACGGCTATGTGATGGGCGAAGGGGCGGGCGTGCTGATCCTCGAAAGCCTCGATCACGCCCGGGCACGCGGGGCCAGACCCTGCGCGGAGATCGTCGGCTATGCGCAGACGGATGACGCTTCGCACATCACCGTGCCGACGGGCGAGGGGCTGCGGACGGCGATCGGGCTCGCCTTGCAGGAAGCTTGCTGCGACCCGCACGAGCTCGATTACATCAACGCCCACGGCACTTCGACGCGGCTGAACGACAAATGGGAGACCTGGGCGCTGCGCCAGGCGCTCGGCAAGGCCGCGCACCGCGTCCCCGCCTCGTCCACCAAGTCGATGACCGGCCATCTGCTTGGTGCTGCGGGCGCGGTGGAAGCTGTGGCCTGTCTGCTGGCGATGGAGCACAGCTTCTTGCCGCCGACGATCAACTACGGGCAGCAGGACCCGGACTGCGACCTCGATTATGTGCCGAACCGGGCACGGAGCCGGCACGTACACCTCGCCCTCAGTCAATCCCTCGGTTTTGGCGGACACAACGCGGTTCTGCTATTTCTAGGAAAATAA
- a CDS encoding flagellar protein, whose product MGLANCKGCGRLYNQQTHLDVCPQCRMEEERQFYAVRDYLREHRRSTIYELSDSTETPVSLIIKWIREGRISTSDHPELHYPCESCGAPTLEGKYCKPCKDRLTKGFEQTKQELTEHRNSEQQRGAYYHRRKD is encoded by the coding sequence ATGGGACTTGCCAACTGTAAGGGCTGTGGCCGGCTGTACAACCAACAAACGCACTTAGATGTTTGTCCGCAGTGTCGGATGGAAGAGGAGCGTCAGTTTTACGCCGTGCGCGATTACTTGCGGGAACACCGCCGCTCCACGATCTATGAGCTCAGCGATTCCACGGAGACGCCCGTTTCGCTGATCATCAAATGGATTCGCGAAGGGCGCATTTCGACTTCGGACCATCCGGAGCTCCATTATCCCTGCGAGAGCTGCGGAGCCCCGACTTTGGAAGGGAAGTATTGCAAACCGTGCAAAGACCGCCTGACCAAAGGGTTCGAGCAGACCAAGCAGGAGCTGACGGAGCACCGCAACAGCGAACAGCAGCGAGGTGCGTATTACCATAGACGCAAGGACTAG
- the flgM gene encoding flagellar biosynthesis anti-sigma factor FlgM, whose protein sequence is MKINDTARIYRLQAYQNAERAREDKGAAAASGQRDGVTISAEALEISRGEDHAVRAERVAAVKESIQNGTYQVDLQKVAEKLYESFMR, encoded by the coding sequence ATGAAAATCAACGATACGGCTCGCATCTACCGGCTGCAGGCCTACCAAAACGCCGAGCGCGCCCGCGAGGACAAAGGCGCGGCCGCAGCGAGCGGCCAGCGCGACGGTGTGACGATCTCAGCAGAAGCGCTGGAGATCTCGCGCGGCGAAGACCACGCTGTGCGCGCCGAGCGCGTCGCAGCGGTGAAGGAGTCGATCCAAAACGGCACCTATCAAGTCGACCTGCAAAAAGTGGCGGAGAAGCTCTACGAGTCTTTTATGCGATAA
- a CDS encoding flagellar protein FlgN, producing MNDLTPVVDVIKQMVAAYQELLKVQEQKRDALIAGRVDDLPDILQEELKAVAATQKLEAERQSALETAFGAAASGGDWTLEKLQSVAGPVHRLQVRAAGEALQQTVRQVQNLHELNKKLVGQSLQYVQNTLDLMAGENTMMTPTYGRPDASPYGDGSPRRMFDSKV from the coding sequence ATGAACGATCTGACACCTGTTGTGGACGTGATTAAGCAGATGGTGGCCGCGTATCAGGAACTGTTGAAAGTCCAGGAGCAGAAGCGCGATGCGCTGATCGCCGGGCGCGTCGACGACCTGCCCGACATTCTGCAGGAGGAATTGAAGGCGGTGGCGGCGACGCAGAAGCTGGAGGCGGAGCGCCAAAGCGCGCTGGAGACTGCATTTGGCGCCGCTGCGAGCGGCGGGGACTGGACGCTGGAGAAGCTGCAGAGCGTGGCCGGGCCTGTGCACCGCCTGCAGGTCCGCGCGGCGGGCGAAGCGCTCCAGCAGACGGTGCGCCAGGTGCAGAACCTGCACGAGCTGAACAAAAAGCTGGTTGGGCAGTCCCTGCAGTACGTCCAGAACACCCTCGACCTGATGGCGGGGGAGAACACGATGATGACCCCGACATACGGCCGTCCGGACGCGTCTCCTTATGGAGACGGCAGCCCGCGACGGATGTTCGATTCCAAAGTGTAA
- the flgK gene encoding flagellar hook-associated protein FlgK — MRSTFFGLEIAKRSLFAEQTALNTTGHNIANANTTGYSRQAVNRVATPSLEYPNMNKSVAPGQVGTGVEITKIYRVREQFLDSQFRNENKTLGEWTSRADILAKVEAIINEPSDSGIRTVINQLWTSFQDLSKTSTPDAAIAARKIVAQRAVAVAEAFNHQAQQLKELDADITESIQIKVKSVNAKLEEIQSINGRIKELSVLGDVPNDLLDQRDLLVDQISKLVDVKVTDQDNIYSLTIGGNVVIDGANALTLLNETAPVVAGGEIKGLIDARNTDVANYKNQLDLLAQTLATGDVKMKLPNDYTVPNGVSVRGADGTVYNAGIVLPKGTEILVAGLNGLHELGYTMNSPLETGKAFFVGDGTSINAGNIKLNPDMLTNPANIASSMSMYNDGTTDRVVQGDNSLAIMMSAFGSAIITFNDASGVINTTIEGYFRGIVSEIGVKSQTAQSNQDNADVIARQIDGRRMMISGVSLDEEMANMMMFQKAYAAAARALTTMDEALDVVINRMGLVGR; from the coding sequence ATGCGATCCACCTTTTTCGGATTGGAAATTGCCAAGCGGTCCCTGTTCGCCGAGCAGACCGCGTTAAATACGACCGGGCACAACATCGCCAACGCCAACACCACGGGCTATTCCCGTCAGGCGGTCAACCGCGTGGCGACACCGTCGCTCGAATACCCGAACATGAACAAATCGGTCGCCCCGGGCCAGGTCGGCACCGGCGTCGAGATCACCAAGATCTACCGCGTTCGCGAGCAGTTCCTCGACTCGCAGTTCCGCAACGAGAACAAGACGCTCGGTGAGTGGACGTCCCGCGCCGACATCCTCGCCAAGGTCGAAGCGATCATCAACGAGCCTTCGGACTCCGGCATCCGCACCGTCATCAACCAGCTCTGGACGTCGTTCCAAGACCTGTCCAAGACGTCGACGCCGGACGCGGCGATCGCAGCCCGCAAGATCGTCGCCCAGCGCGCCGTCGCTGTGGCGGAAGCGTTCAACCACCAGGCGCAGCAGCTGAAAGAGCTGGACGCCGACATCACCGAAAGCATCCAGATCAAGGTCAAGTCGGTCAACGCCAAGCTGGAGGAGATCCAGTCGATCAACGGCCGGATCAAAGAGCTGAGTGTGCTCGGCGACGTGCCGAACGACCTGCTCGACCAGCGCGACCTGCTCGTCGACCAGATCTCCAAGCTCGTCGATGTCAAAGTCACCGACCAGGACAACATCTACTCGCTGACGATCGGCGGCAACGTGGTGATCGACGGGGCGAACGCGCTCACATTGCTCAACGAGACGGCGCCGGTTGTGGCGGGCGGCGAGATCAAAGGTCTGATCGACGCCCGCAACACCGATGTCGCGAACTACAAGAACCAGCTCGACCTGCTCGCCCAGACTTTGGCGACAGGCGACGTGAAAATGAAGTTGCCGAACGACTACACCGTGCCGAACGGCGTTTCTGTGCGCGGTGCGGACGGCACCGTGTACAACGCGGGCATCGTTCTGCCGAAGGGCACCGAGATTCTGGTAGCCGGTTTGAACGGCCTGCATGAGCTCGGCTACACGATGAACTCGCCGCTTGAGACCGGCAAGGCGTTCTTCGTCGGCGACGGCACCTCGATCAACGCCGGCAACATCAAGCTCAACCCGGACATGCTGACCAACCCGGCCAACATCGCCTCGTCGATGAGCATGTACAACGATGGCACGACCGACCGCGTCGTGCAAGGCGACAACTCGCTGGCGATCATGATGTCTGCGTTCGGCAGCGCGATCATCACCTTTAACGACGCCAGCGGTGTGATCAACACGACGATCGAAGGCTACTTCCGCGGGATCGTCTCCGAGATCGGGGTCAAATCGCAGACCGCGCAGAGCAACCAGGACAACGCCGACGTCATCGCGCGCCAGATCGACGGCCGCCGCATGATGATCAGCGGGGTGTCGCTCGACGAAGAGATGGCCAACATGATGATGTTCCAAAAAGCATATGCGGCAGCCGCCCGCGCGCTGACGACGATGGACGAAGCGCTCGACGTCGTCATCAACCGCATGGGCCTCGTAGGCCGTTAA
- the flgL gene encoding flagellar hook-associated protein FlgL, with protein sequence MRITGQMMTQRLIGNIQNNLTRMEKWQRDLATSKKIHAPSDDPVGTSYALRYRSELAQNEQFMKNVDSANSWVQYTDKMLDQATQVMQRARELAVAGANDTLDSSAKKAIADEVDQLYKQMVSIGNSQFNGAYVFNGMLTDVQPYNETNAEAAQPNGGVIRYEIGPGTMIEVNTLGQDVFGANTAPDNAFAALKNLRDALLTDNQPGVQNAITQVGNRINEILEIRAGVGARMNRLELAENRLSDIDLNLQTLQTKVEDTDLAETITRFKIAEDVYRASLNTGASIIQPSLIDFLR encoded by the coding sequence ATGCGCATCACCGGACAAATGATGACTCAAAGGCTGATCGGCAACATTCAGAACAACCTGACCCGGATGGAGAAGTGGCAGCGCGACCTTGCGACGTCGAAGAAGATCCATGCTCCGTCCGACGATCCGGTCGGCACCTCGTACGCGTTGCGCTACCGCAGCGAGCTGGCGCAGAACGAACAGTTCATGAAAAACGTGGACTCGGCCAACTCCTGGGTGCAGTACACCGACAAGATGCTCGACCAGGCGACCCAAGTCATGCAGCGCGCCAGAGAGCTGGCGGTGGCCGGGGCGAACGATACGCTCGATTCTTCGGCGAAGAAAGCGATCGCCGACGAGGTCGATCAGCTGTACAAGCAGATGGTCTCGATCGGCAACTCGCAGTTTAACGGCGCATACGTCTTCAACGGCATGCTGACCGATGTGCAGCCGTACAACGAGACGAACGCCGAGGCCGCGCAGCCGAACGGCGGCGTGATCCGCTATGAGATCGGACCGGGCACGATGATTGAGGTGAACACGCTGGGGCAGGATGTGTTTGGTGCGAACACAGCCCCGGACAACGCGTTTGCCGCGCTCAAGAACCTGCGAGATGCGCTGCTGACCGACAACCAGCCGGGCGTGCAGAATGCGATCACCCAAGTAGGTAACCGCATCAATGAGATCTTGGAAATCCGAGCCGGAGTCGGTGCCCGCATGAACCGTCTGGAGCTGGCGGAGAATCGCTTGTCTGACATCGACCTCAACCTGCAGACTCTGCAGACGAAGGTGGAAGACACCGACCTCGCCGAGACGATCACCCGGTTCAAGATCGCTGAGGACGTGTACCGCGCTTCGCTGAACACGGGCGCCAGCATCATCCAGCCCAGCCTGATCGACTTCTTGCGCTAG
- a CDS encoding DUF6470 family protein translates to MVRLEFRSIPAKHEIIIKQPKMDMHPDRAPLELEIQDPKLEILRSAQVRIDIDSSQMRADIGYKPVLQIAADAAARGHQEWLAGVDRIVSEGNQLSRYDQGTRVGHLAEQRLQQGGVSIGIKAVTPPKISVDITPQQAEFTPGHVRVNYKQWSVNTRHEWGTVTGKMIQYPDIEFELKGNLYDTRV, encoded by the coding sequence ATGGTGCGCCTTGAGTTTCGCTCCATTCCGGCCAAGCATGAGATCATCATCAAGCAGCCGAAGATGGACATGCATCCCGACCGCGCTCCGCTCGAGCTGGAGATTCAAGATCCCAAGCTGGAGATTCTGCGTTCGGCCCAAGTCAGGATCGACATCGACTCTTCGCAGATGCGTGCCGACATCGGCTACAAGCCGGTGTTGCAGATCGCCGCAGATGCTGCGGCGCGCGGTCATCAAGAGTGGCTGGCCGGGGTTGACCGCATCGTCAGCGAAGGGAATCAGCTGTCCCGCTATGACCAGGGCACCAGAGTTGGGCATCTCGCCGAGCAGCGCCTGCAACAAGGGGGAGTGTCAATTGGAATCAAAGCGGTCACCCCGCCGAAGATCAGCGTGGACATCACCCCGCAGCAGGCGGAGTTTACGCCGGGGCATGTGCGTGTAAACTATAAACAGTGGTCGGTGAACACTCGGCATGAGTGGGGCACCGTCACCGGCAAGATGATTCAGTATCCTGACATTGAGTTTGAATTGAAAGGCAACTTATACGACACCCGGGTCTAA
- a CDS encoding flagellar assembly protein FliW — MRTKIVFPQGIPGFEDVRTCQVERVEEGPFYVLEEEAGDLSLVLVEPEAFFHQYHFEASANELNLIELTSEEDAQVLVIATLAERPEEICVNLKAPIIINKRNASACQIIDTQGRYETRVPLFTGE, encoded by the coding sequence ATGAGAACTAAAATTGTTTTTCCGCAGGGAATTCCCGGGTTTGAAGACGTGCGCACCTGTCAAGTTGAAAGGGTCGAGGAAGGGCCGTTTTACGTGTTGGAAGAAGAAGCGGGCGACCTCTCGTTAGTGTTGGTCGAACCAGAGGCCTTTTTCCATCAGTATCACTTTGAAGCGAGCGCAAACGAATTGAATCTCATTGAGCTGACCAGCGAAGAAGACGCGCAAGTGCTTGTCATCGCAACGCTTGCCGAACGCCCGGAAGAGATCTGTGTAAACCTTAAGGCGCCAATTATCATTAATAAGCGAAATGCCAGCGCCTGCCAGATCATTGACACGCAGGGCCGCTACGAAACGCGCGTACCGCTGTTTACAGGCGAATAG
- the csrA gene encoding carbon storage regulator CsrA: MLVLSRKAGESIRIGDDVTVTVLEVKGDQIRLGIEAPKQIKVHRQEVYAEILELNRQAAVQKTNRTQLNSLLKGLSKS; this comes from the coding sequence ATGCTGGTATTGTCGCGTAAAGCCGGCGAAAGCATCCGCATCGGGGACGATGTGACCGTAACAGTGCTTGAAGTGAAAGGCGATCAAATCCGCCTGGGCATCGAAGCGCCAAAGCAGATAAAAGTACATCGTCAGGAAGTCTATGCAGAGATTCTGGAGCTAAACCGTCAGGCGGCGGTGCAGAAAACAAATCGCACGCAACTGAATTCACTTTTGAAGGGCCTGAGTAAATCGTGA
- a CDS encoding flagellin has protein sequence MRIQNNLSALFAQNKLQANNTNLSKSLEKLSSGYRINRAGDDAAGLAISEKMRGQISGLNMGVKNAQDGISLIQTSEGALNETHSILQRMRELAVQAVNDTNTDKDRGKIQDELLQLRAEIDRIAGTTEFNGQKLLDGNFTGKQFQIGANSGQTIKLTIKTMTGSALHNSIHSTAIKSITDANSSNAVKAASKLITAIDGGIETVNKERSKLGAVQNRLEHTINNLQTAAENLTAAESRIRDVDMASEMVKFTKNQILTQAGTSMLAQANQAPQGVLSLLR, from the coding sequence ATGCGTATTCAGAACAACCTGTCCGCATTGTTCGCTCAGAACAAACTGCAAGCGAACAACACCAACCTGTCCAAGTCCCTCGAGAAACTGTCTTCCGGTTACCGCATCAACCGTGCTGGTGACGATGCAGCTGGTCTGGCAATCTCCGAGAAAATGCGCGGCCAAATCTCCGGTCTGAACATGGGTGTGAAAAACGCTCAAGACGGCATCTCCCTGATCCAAACTTCGGAAGGTGCACTGAACGAAACTCACTCGATCCTGCAGCGTATGCGTGAGTTGGCTGTTCAAGCAGTCAACGACACCAACACTGACAAAGACCGCGGCAAGATCCAAGACGAGTTGCTCCAACTTCGTGCTGAAATCGACCGCATTGCTGGCACCACTGAGTTCAACGGTCAAAAACTGCTGGACGGCAACTTTACCGGCAAGCAATTCCAAATCGGTGCGAACTCCGGCCAAACGATCAAGCTGACCATCAAGACCATGACCGGTTCCGCTCTGCACAACTCGATCCACTCTACTGCGATCAAGTCGATCACCGATGCTAACTCCTCGAACGCTGTAAAAGCTGCTTCCAAGCTGATCACTGCAATTGACGGTGGTATCGAAACTGTCAACAAAGAGCGTTCCAAGCTGGGTGCTGTTCAGAACCGTCTGGAGCACACCATCAACAACCTGCAAACTGCTGCTGAGAACCTGACCGCTGCTGAATCCCGTATCCGCGATGTTGATATGGCTTCCGAAATGGTTAAGTTCACGAAGAACCAGATCCTCACTCAAGCTGGTACTTCCATGCTGGCACAAGCAAACCAAGCTCCGCAAGGCGTTCTGTCCCTGCTCCGCTAA